One Undibacter mobilis genomic region harbors:
- a CDS encoding leucyl aminopeptidase family protein, producing the protein MHPVFAGAESRGTPIWFVHAGNAEAVMAGFGERERTFAAAAGFEAKPGRLLLIPAQDGKLAGVLFGLEKPGDTIDTFRPGALVNLLPAGTYRFANAPHDARLAALAFATGAYQFTRYRKADARKVKLVLPKGVDGSEVSRIAEGVALARDLINTPANDLGPEELEAAARKLAAAHGAKIQVTGGDKLAKEFPLIHAVGMGSPRAPRLIDITWGKEKDPKVTLVGKGVCFDTGGLDIKPSSGMLNMKKDMGGAATVLGLAHMIMAGKMKLRLRVLIPAVENSVSGKSFRPRDIFTSRKGFTVEIGNTDAEGRLILADALTLASEDKPALLVDFATLTGAARVALGAQLPALFSNDDRLAADMGKAGLTENDPVWRLPLWQPYESQLDSKAADINNVGSDGMAGAITAALFLKKFVDSPSWMHLDIFAWTPSARPGRPEGAELMAARALYAVLCERYG; encoded by the coding sequence ATGCACCCCGTGTTTGCAGGCGCGGAATCGCGCGGCACCCCGATCTGGTTTGTTCATGCCGGCAACGCGGAGGCGGTTATGGCCGGCTTCGGCGAACGCGAGCGAACCTTCGCCGCAGCCGCCGGTTTCGAGGCCAAGCCGGGACGGCTGCTGCTCATTCCGGCGCAGGACGGCAAGCTTGCCGGTGTGCTGTTCGGATTGGAAAAGCCGGGCGACACGATCGACACCTTCCGGCCCGGCGCCCTGGTCAATCTGCTGCCAGCCGGCACCTATCGCTTCGCCAACGCGCCGCATGACGCGCGGCTGGCGGCCCTGGCCTTCGCCACCGGCGCCTACCAGTTCACGCGCTACCGCAAGGCCGATGCCCGCAAGGTCAAACTGGTTCTGCCCAAGGGCGTCGACGGCAGCGAGGTGAGCCGCATCGCCGAAGGCGTGGCGCTGGCGCGCGACCTGATCAATACGCCGGCCAACGATCTTGGACCGGAGGAACTCGAGGCTGCGGCGCGCAAGCTCGCGGCCGCACACGGAGCCAAGATCCAGGTCACTGGCGGCGACAAGCTCGCCAAGGAATTCCCGCTGATCCACGCGGTCGGCATGGGCTCGCCGCGCGCGCCGCGTCTGATTGACATCACCTGGGGCAAAGAAAAAGACCCGAAGGTGACTTTGGTCGGCAAAGGCGTGTGCTTCGACACCGGCGGCCTCGACATCAAGCCATCGAGCGGCATGCTCAACATGAAGAAGGACATGGGCGGCGCCGCCACCGTGCTCGGCCTTGCTCACATGATCATGGCCGGCAAGATGAAGCTGCGCCTGCGCGTGCTCATTCCGGCGGTCGAGAACTCGGTGTCGGGCAAGAGCTTCAGGCCGCGCGACATCTTCACTTCGCGCAAGGGCTTCACAGTCGAGATTGGCAATACCGATGCCGAAGGCCGCCTCATCCTGGCCGACGCGCTGACGCTGGCGAGCGAGGACAAGCCGGCGCTGCTCGTCGATTTCGCCACGCTCACCGGCGCGGCCCGCGTTGCGCTTGGCGCGCAACTGCCGGCGCTGTTCAGCAATGACGACAGGCTGGCCGCCGACATGGGCAAAGCGGGCCTTACCGAGAACGACCCGGTATGGCGGCTGCCCTTGTGGCAGCCCTACGAATCGCAACTCGATTCCAAGGCCGCCGACATCAACAATGTCGGCAGCGATGGTATGGCCGGCGCCATCACCGCGGCGCTGTTCCTCAAGAAGTTCGTCGACTCACCGTCATGGATGCACCTCGACATCTTCGCCTGGACGCCATCGGCGCGGCCCGGCCGTCCCGAGGGTGCCGAACTGATGGCGGCACGGGCACTGTATGCGGTTTTGTGTGAGCGGTATGGCTAG